The genomic segment AACTTTTTTCGGTGTCGTCCATGAGTGTAATGTCTTTGCCGCCGAAAAACACAGTACCTGAAGTCGGCTTTAAAATTCCTGAAATAAGATTTAGCAGCGTTGTTTTTCCCGAACCTGAACGTCCTACAATAAATACAAAATCGGATGCGTCAATACTGAAATCGGCATCCTTGACGGCAAAGAAATCGGAACCGTTTCTGGTAAACGTTCTGGAAAGATTTTGCGTTTGCAATAACATACTGTAATGATCCTGTTGCCTCTTAACGATGTTTTTATCTTTTTCTGGTAAAAAATAGATAACCTGTATTGATTACGATCAGAATAATAGCCAATAACAGAATAACCGGTTTGGCATATACATTACAATGCATTGTAGGAGATTTACAAGTACCGATAACAACCGTTTGCAATAATATCAAACAAATACCGAGCCCGATATTGGAAAACGCGATACCGATTCGGGAACTCTTGAACAGTAAGAATACGACGCCTAATGCAGCAATTAAACCGCCGAGCATTCGGACAGCCTCGCCCATCCAATGGCACTTCATAAAACCGCCGTCAGCTTTCGGAAAACAGACATGTGCATATCCGAAGGGAGCAAATAAAACGAGCAAACCGACTATAACGATTAAAGCACCTACAACATATTTTTTCATATAAAACCTCACATTTGGAATAGGTCTAGTATATACGAAATACACTGAAAGTCAATCTACGGTTACTTTATTTCTAGGAATTTCCATCAGTTATTCTTGGCACTTTAAGGGGGAAGGGGGAATATGGAAGATAAGTTCAAGTTGATGAACTTATATAAAGAGCATCCTCAAAAACAAATAAATAAAAATCGCAGAATAAAGAGGCTGTGAGTTTTAAAAAAGGCATTTCTATTAGCCTTTTAAAAATAGGCGAGGTAAGTACGCGAAGCGAATAAAAATTAACCGCAGGCGT from the Treponema vincentii F0403 genome contains:
- a CDS encoding DUF4418 family protein, translated to MKKYVVGALIVIVGLLVLFAPFGYAHVCFPKADGGFMKCHWMGEAVRMLGGLIAALGVVFLLFKSSRIGIAFSNIGLGICLILLQTVVIGTCKSPTMHCNVYAKPVILLLAIILIVINTGYLFFTRKR